In a single window of the Cupriavidus sp. P-10 genome:
- a CDS encoding FadR/GntR family transcriptional regulator: MTGSSSSVANQAVSLIQQWVRDGIFPVGTLLPAQRELAAKVGISRASLREAISTLQGMGVVMARPGKGVYVTAVSPTAEAQATPPWRFAATHSLIDIYQLRFALEGLTARLAALAISTDEIEELRQNAATMQRAIEADAYDEASQLDYEFHTLIVTVSGNQVIREILRESAEVMRESQRLPYYRRGARNATFTEHSAIIEALAARRPEQAQRAMERHIMLAARRAGVHFPTGDEKDD; this comes from the coding sequence ATGACCGGATCTTCCTCTTCCGTTGCCAACCAGGCCGTCAGCCTCATCCAGCAATGGGTGCGCGACGGCATCTTCCCGGTGGGCACGCTGCTGCCCGCGCAGCGGGAGCTGGCGGCAAAGGTCGGCATCAGCCGCGCATCGTTGCGCGAAGCCATTTCCACGCTGCAAGGGATGGGCGTGGTGATGGCGCGGCCGGGCAAGGGCGTGTACGTGACCGCCGTATCGCCCACTGCGGAAGCGCAGGCGACGCCGCCCTGGCGTTTCGCGGCCACGCATTCGCTGATTGACATCTATCAGCTGCGCTTTGCGCTGGAAGGCCTGACGGCTCGCCTTGCAGCGTTGGCCATCTCCACCGATGAAATCGAGGAACTGCGCCAGAACGCCGCCACCATGCAGCGCGCGATCGAAGCCGATGCGTACGACGAAGCGTCGCAACTCGATTACGAATTCCATACGCTGATCGTGACGGTATCCGGCAACCAGGTGATTCGCGAGATCCTGCGCGAAAGCGCCGAGGTAATGCGCGAGAGCCAGCGCCTGCCGTACTACCGGCGCGGCGCGCGCAACGCCACCTTCACCGAGCACAGCGCCATCATCGAAGCCCTCGCCGCGCGCCGGCCGGAACAGGCCCAGCGCGCCATGGAACGCCACATCATGCTGGCGGCCCGGCGCGCCGGCGTGCATTTCCCCACGGGCGACGAAAAAGACGATTGA
- a CDS encoding MFS transporter: MTPTETAQAGPDALALPQGHAQAREDAVYRKVAWRLLPFLMLCYVVAYLDRVNVGFAKLNMLADLQFSEAVYGLGAGLFFIGYFFFEVPSNLLMHRIGAKATISRIMILWSLISAAMMFVQTATQFYVLRFLLGAAEAGFYPGMILYLTYWFPSHRRARMVALFMAAIPISGIFGGPLSGWVMEAMHGVNGLRGWQWMFLIEAVPSMLVGVAVLWYLDNNIQSARWLTEDEKALLARNIAAENAQKSAHMSLRTLVTDARVLKMTLICFCTVMGQYGLTFWLPTLIKQTGVKSVLDVGLLTAIPFGVAVVSMILVSRSSDRMRERRWHLIVPFCCAATGLVLSAVFSHNTALSLAALALAAGGSLATSPLFWSLPTSILSGVGAAAGIALINSFANLAGFLSPFMIGLIKDATQSTDAAMFVLAGVLLCGALLTYSVPAKLVNK; the protein is encoded by the coding sequence ATGACCCCAACCGAAACCGCCCAGGCCGGGCCGGATGCGCTCGCCCTGCCGCAGGGCCACGCGCAGGCCCGCGAGGACGCGGTGTACCGCAAGGTGGCCTGGCGGCTGCTGCCGTTCCTGATGCTGTGCTACGTGGTCGCCTACCTGGACCGCGTAAATGTCGGCTTTGCCAAGCTCAACATGCTGGCTGACCTGCAGTTCAGCGAGGCCGTCTATGGCCTGGGCGCGGGGCTCTTCTTCATCGGCTACTTCTTCTTCGAGGTGCCGAGCAACCTGCTGATGCACCGCATCGGCGCCAAGGCCACCATCTCGCGCATCATGATCCTGTGGAGCCTGATCTCCGCCGCCATGATGTTCGTGCAGACCGCCACGCAGTTCTACGTGCTGCGCTTCCTGCTGGGCGCGGCGGAGGCAGGCTTCTATCCGGGCATGATCCTGTACCTGACGTACTGGTTCCCGTCGCACCGGCGCGCGCGCATGGTGGCGTTGTTCATGGCGGCGATCCCCATTTCCGGCATCTTCGGCGGGCCGTTGTCCGGTTGGGTCATGGAGGCCATGCACGGCGTCAACGGCCTGCGAGGGTGGCAGTGGATGTTCCTGATCGAAGCGGTGCCATCGATGCTGGTCGGCGTGGCGGTGCTCTGGTATCTCGACAACAACATCCAGTCGGCACGCTGGCTGACCGAGGACGAGAAGGCGCTGCTGGCGCGCAATATCGCCGCCGAGAACGCGCAGAAGTCCGCCCATATGTCGCTGCGCACCCTGGTGACTGACGCGCGCGTGCTGAAGATGACGCTGATCTGCTTCTGCACGGTGATGGGCCAGTACGGCCTGACTTTCTGGCTGCCGACGCTGATCAAGCAAACTGGCGTGAAGAGCGTGCTCGACGTGGGCCTGCTGACCGCGATTCCGTTCGGCGTCGCGGTGGTATCGATGATCCTGGTCAGCCGCAGTTCCGACCGCATGCGCGAGCGCCGCTGGCACCTGATCGTGCCGTTCTGCTGCGCCGCCACGGGTCTGGTGCTGAGCGCAGTGTTCAGCCACAACACCGCGCTGTCGCTGGCTGCACTGGCGCTGGCCGCGGGCGGCAGCCTGGCGACGTCGCCGCTGTTCTGGAGCCTGCCCACGTCGATCCTGTCCGGCGTGGGCGCGGCGGCGGGGATCGCGCTGATCAATTCCTTTGCCAACCTGGCCGGCTTTCTCAGCCCCTTCATGATCGGCCTGATCAAGGATGCGACGCAGAGCACCGACGCAGCCATGTTCGTGCTGGCCGGGGTGCTGCTTTGCGGGGCGCTGCTGACGTATTCCGTGCCGGCCAAGCTGGTCAACAAATAA
- a CDS encoding ureidoglycolate lyase: MPSQSPPSIDPPALVRLRPEPLSADAFAPFGDVIAPRPAGDPAAFPINGGMVTRHHNLATVELGGGRALINLFEARPYTFPMEISMMERHPRGSQAFIPLSERPFVVVVAPPGDALEPSSLRAFITNGRQGVNYRTGVWHHMLLALGEPSLFAVVDRGGDGNNCDELRLAQPLLLELPRSAQDG; the protein is encoded by the coding sequence ATGCCATCCCAAAGCCCGCCCTCGATCGACCCGCCCGCGTTGGTACGTTTGCGCCCGGAGCCCCTCAGCGCGGATGCGTTCGCGCCGTTCGGCGACGTCATCGCACCGCGCCCCGCCGGAGATCCCGCCGCATTCCCGATCAACGGCGGCATGGTCACGCGCCATCACAACCTCGCCACGGTGGAACTGGGCGGCGGCCGTGCCCTGATCAACCTGTTCGAGGCGCGCCCCTACACCTTCCCGATGGAGATCTCGATGATGGAGCGCCATCCGCGGGGTAGCCAGGCGTTCATCCCGCTGTCGGAGCGTCCTTTTGTAGTCGTGGTGGCGCCGCCCGGCGACGCGCTGGAGCCGTCGTCATTGCGGGCCTTCATCACCAACGGGCGACAAGGCGTGAACTATCGCACCGGGGTGTGGCACCACATGCTGCTGGCGCTTGGGGAGCCGTCGCTCTTTGCCGTGGTGGACCGTGGCGGTGACGGCAACAATTGCGATGAACTGCGGTTGGCGCAGCCACTGCTGCTTGAATTGCCAAGGTCAGCGCAAGACGGCTGA
- a CDS encoding CaiB/BaiF CoA transferase family protein translates to MATVVAAPFSATLCGDMGAEVVKLELPDGSDPLRSLEPVTDAHALYWKVTNRGKRGISLDVRTPRGKEIFLKLLPQFDVLVENFRTGTLARWGLDIETLRAANPGLVVLRLTGFGQTGPYAQRPGFARIFEAMSGFTNLAGSPESGPMHMNYPVGDMVAGLFGAFAIATAVAERRARPDLPGREIDLAATEALFRLLEPLAVEYEQLGRVRQRAGNRTTYAAPSNMYRTSDDVWVSVVASSDATFRRLAEAMAAPQLARAADYATNAGRVRNLDALDAQIAAWFAARPYADAALALEACQVPFSKVFSIADIVEDPQMQAREAIVRLPDAELGSVPAPCVVPRFSGYAPAAPRCGPAVGEHNALVYGTLGLDANELRALREAGVI, encoded by the coding sequence ATGGCCACCGTGGTGGCGGCACCGTTCTCGGCCACGCTGTGCGGCGACATGGGCGCCGAAGTCGTCAAGCTGGAACTGCCCGATGGCAGTGATCCGCTGCGCTCGCTCGAGCCCGTCACCGACGCGCACGCGCTGTACTGGAAAGTGACCAACCGCGGCAAGCGCGGCATCTCGCTGGACGTGCGCACACCGCGCGGCAAGGAGATATTCCTGAAACTGCTGCCGCAGTTCGATGTACTGGTCGAGAACTTCCGCACCGGCACGCTGGCGCGCTGGGGACTGGATATCGAGACCCTGCGCGCGGCCAACCCCGGCCTTGTGGTATTGCGGCTGACCGGCTTCGGCCAGACCGGACCCTATGCGCAGCGGCCCGGGTTTGCGCGGATCTTTGAGGCGATGAGCGGGTTCACCAACCTGGCAGGTTCGCCGGAGAGCGGGCCGATGCACATGAACTACCCGGTAGGCGACATGGTCGCTGGCTTGTTCGGCGCCTTTGCCATCGCCACCGCAGTGGCGGAGCGGCGCGCGCGGCCGGACCTGCCCGGCCGCGAGATCGACCTAGCGGCCACTGAAGCACTGTTCCGGCTGCTGGAGCCTCTGGCCGTGGAGTACGAGCAACTGGGCCGCGTGCGCCAGCGCGCGGGCAATCGAACTACCTATGCGGCACCGTCCAATATGTACCGGACCTCGGATGACGTCTGGGTCTCGGTGGTGGCCTCGTCCGATGCCACCTTCCGCCGCCTGGCAGAGGCGATGGCTGCGCCGCAGCTCGCGCGCGCGGCCGACTACGCCACCAACGCCGGCCGCGTGCGCAATCTCGACGCGCTCGACGCGCAGATCGCGGCCTGGTTTGCTGCCAGGCCGTACGCGGACGCGGCTTTGGCGCTTGAGGCTTGCCAGGTGCCGTTCAGCAAGGTGTTCAGCATCGCCGACATTGTCGAAGATCCGCAGATGCAGGCGCGCGAGGCGATCGTGCGCCTGCCGGACGCCGAACTTGGGTCAGTGCCGGCACCGTGCGTGGTGCCGCGGTTCTCCGGCTACGCACCGGCCGCGCCGCGCTGCGGTCCGGCCGTGGGCGAGCACAATGCGCTGGTCTATGGAACGTTGGGACTGGACGCAAACGAGTTGCGCGCACTGCGGGAAGCGGGCGTTATCTGA
- a CDS encoding IclR family transcriptional regulator encodes MNANRPPPDMERPPLPGLASADELSTDRQFATNLARGLDVLRAFTPGSPVLGNQDIVARTGLPKATVSRLTYTLSLLGFLSRVPGNQKYRLGAGVLALAYPMLAGLAIRQIARPYMEAIARETGCTVNLGMRERLTVVYVDSCRVDPGNVYQPDIGSTRPLLSTSIGRAVLLACGAEERAAVLNRLRVEDAERFAREKPMWTAEQAHFAAHGYCLSRGEWRTDIHAIAVPIRQSLHEDPFALNCTVAAARDRDDMLARTVAQKLREGVRQIELACAR; translated from the coding sequence ATGAATGCCAACAGACCGCCGCCAGACATGGAACGCCCTCCACTGCCCGGCCTTGCCAGCGCCGACGAACTCTCTACCGATCGCCAGTTCGCCACCAACCTGGCACGCGGACTGGATGTGCTGCGGGCGTTCACGCCGGGCAGCCCGGTCCTGGGCAATCAGGACATCGTGGCGCGGACCGGACTGCCCAAGGCGACGGTGTCACGCCTGACGTACACGCTCAGCCTGCTTGGCTTCCTGAGCCGGGTGCCGGGCAACCAGAAGTACCGGCTCGGCGCGGGCGTGCTGGCGCTGGCATATCCGATGCTTGCCGGGCTGGCCATCCGCCAGATCGCGCGGCCATATATGGAAGCCATCGCCCGCGAAACCGGGTGCACGGTGAACCTGGGAATGCGCGAGCGGCTGACGGTGGTGTACGTGGACAGCTGCCGTGTCGATCCGGGCAACGTGTACCAGCCCGACATCGGCAGTACGCGGCCCTTGCTGTCCACGTCGATCGGCCGCGCCGTGCTGCTGGCGTGCGGGGCGGAAGAACGCGCCGCGGTGCTGAACCGGCTGCGCGTGGAAGATGCCGAGCGCTTTGCGCGGGAGAAGCCGATGTGGACCGCGGAGCAGGCGCACTTTGCGGCGCATGGCTATTGCCTGAGCCGCGGCGAATGGCGGACGGACATCCATGCGATTGCCGTGCCGATCCGGCAGTCGCTGCATGAAGACCCGTTCGCGCTGAATTGCACCGTCGCCGCCGCGCGCGACCGTGACGACATGCTTGCGCGCACGGTCGCGCAGAAGTTGCGCGAAGGCGTCAGGCAGATCGAGCTGGCGTGCGCGCGTTGA
- a CDS encoding Bug family tripartite tricarboxylate transporter substrate binding protein codes for MQPTQTARRRLLAAMFGCAALAPAVAFGAADSADRFPGHPIRIIVPFSAGGVVDTVTRVTAERMAQVLRQPVIVENRTGAGGAIGTDVAAKAAPDGYTLLAVSPSHVVGPLLNGATAWKGARDFRAVAGFGVVPNVIVVPASSRLRSLPELLDAARSQPGVLTYASAGVGTSNHLSGELLAQMTEVKLTHVPYKGQPEALTDVLGARVSMMALTAAIARQQVQSGKLRALAVTSAKRSAALPDVPTVAEVARLPGYEVGAWFGLVAPHATPDAVVRKLADAAAQAASDPAVVRRLADLGMDVAPQSAPAFDRYLDSESQKWTRVLKTAGITGQ; via the coding sequence ATGCAACCCACTCAAACAGCGCGCCGGCGCCTGCTGGCCGCCATGTTCGGCTGCGCCGCGCTCGCGCCGGCCGTGGCCTTTGGCGCCGCCGACAGCGCCGACAGGTTCCCCGGCCACCCTATTCGCATCATCGTGCCGTTCTCGGCCGGCGGCGTGGTCGACACCGTCACCCGCGTCACCGCCGAGCGCATGGCCCAGGTGCTGCGCCAGCCTGTCATCGTCGAGAACCGCACCGGCGCGGGCGGCGCCATCGGCACCGACGTCGCCGCCAAGGCCGCACCGGACGGCTATACGCTGCTCGCCGTCAGTCCCAGCCACGTGGTCGGGCCGCTGCTCAACGGCGCGACCGCCTGGAAAGGCGCACGCGACTTTCGCGCGGTTGCCGGCTTTGGCGTGGTGCCCAACGTGATCGTGGTCCCGGCATCGTCGCGCCTGCGCAGCCTGCCCGAATTGCTTGACGCCGCGCGCAGCCAGCCCGGTGTGCTGACCTACGCCAGCGCCGGCGTCGGTACCTCCAACCACCTCTCCGGCGAACTGCTCGCGCAAATGACCGAGGTCAAGCTGACCCATGTGCCATACAAGGGCCAGCCCGAGGCGCTGACGGACGTGCTGGGTGCGCGCGTGTCGATGATGGCGCTGACTGCGGCAATCGCCCGCCAGCAGGTCCAGAGCGGCAAGCTGCGTGCACTCGCCGTGACTTCCGCCAAACGGTCCGCAGCGTTGCCAGACGTTCCGACGGTTGCCGAAGTTGCGCGCCTGCCCGGCTATGAAGTAGGCGCGTGGTTCGGACTGGTCGCGCCTCACGCCACGCCCGATGCCGTCGTGCGCAAGCTGGCCGACGCCGCGGCGCAGGCCGCCAGCGATCCCGCCGTGGTCAGGCGCCTGGCCGACCTAGGCATGGACGTGGCCCCGCAATCCGCACCTGCCTTCGACCGCTATCTGGACAGCGAGTCGCAGAAGTGGACCCGCGTGCTGAAAACCGCCGGCATCACCGGCCAATAG
- a CDS encoding acyl-CoA dehydrogenase family protein, with translation MIRDAARMQALLADLRQFVLDTCIPLESDIDRDDVIPETVVDAMRQLGLFGHSIPEAYGGAGLTSEELTLINIEVSQAATVFRARFGGNTGIASESLVVDGTEAQKTRYLPRLASGELTGCFALTEPEAGSDATALQTSARRDGDHYVLNGSKCFITNAPIADLFTVFARTDSDTPGAHGISAFLIERGTPGISTGEPERKMGQHGSPVGDVYLHDCRVPATAIVGGQPGVGFKTAMKALNKQRINLAGLCIGPAIRLVDEMVRYASQRRQFGKPIADYQLVQQMIADSNTDIHAARALVLETARRRDNGEDVTMEASMCKLFASEMCGRVADRAVQIFGGSGYMARTVAERFYRDVRLFRLYEGTTQIHQLNIAKRTMQAREGVLGQ, from the coding sequence ATGATCCGCGACGCCGCCCGCATGCAAGCCCTGCTTGCCGACCTCCGCCAGTTCGTCCTCGACACCTGCATCCCGCTCGAATCCGACATCGACCGCGACGACGTCATCCCTGAAACAGTGGTCGACGCCATGCGACAACTCGGATTGTTCGGACACAGCATCCCCGAAGCCTACGGCGGCGCGGGGCTGACGTCCGAAGAACTGACGCTCATCAACATCGAAGTCTCGCAGGCCGCCACCGTCTTCCGAGCGCGCTTCGGTGGCAACACCGGCATCGCTTCCGAGTCGCTGGTCGTTGACGGCACCGAAGCGCAGAAGACGCGCTACCTGCCACGGCTTGCATCGGGCGAGCTGACCGGCTGCTTCGCGCTGACCGAGCCCGAGGCCGGATCCGACGCTACCGCGCTGCAGACGTCGGCCCGGCGCGACGGTGACCATTACGTGCTGAACGGCAGCAAATGCTTCATCACCAACGCACCGATCGCCGACCTGTTCACCGTGTTCGCCCGCACCGACTCCGATACCCCCGGCGCGCACGGCATCAGCGCCTTCCTGATCGAACGCGGCACGCCCGGCATCAGCACCGGCGAGCCGGAACGCAAGATGGGCCAGCACGGTTCCCCGGTGGGCGACGTCTACCTGCATGACTGTCGCGTGCCGGCTACCGCCATTGTCGGCGGCCAGCCTGGCGTCGGCTTCAAGACCGCGATGAAGGCGCTCAACAAGCAGCGCATCAACCTGGCTGGCCTGTGCATCGGCCCCGCTATCCGCCTGGTGGACGAGATGGTGCGCTACGCCAGCCAGCGGCGGCAGTTCGGCAAGCCGATCGCCGATTACCAGCTGGTTCAGCAAATGATTGCCGACAGCAACACCGACATCCACGCCGCGCGGGCGCTGGTACTGGAGACCGCCCGCCGCCGCGACAACGGCGAGGACGTGACCATGGAGGCATCGATGTGCAAGCTGTTCGCTTCTGAAATGTGCGGACGCGTGGCGGATCGCGCGGTGCAGATCTTTGGCGGGAGCGGCTATATGGCGCGTACCGTGGCGGAGCGGTTCTATCGCGACGTGCGGTTGTTCCGCTTGTATGAGGGAACCACGCAGATCCACCAGCTGAACATTGCCAAGCGGACGATGCAGGCGCGGGAGGGGGTGCTGGGACAGTGA
- a CDS encoding OST-HTH/LOTUS domain-containing protein yields the protein MTLLAGDAPDGWVGLGALGHYMKRTDPAFSPKVPGHANLSDMIRTYPDLVLNQLNGTGFWVSLRSKPDGQEG from the coding sequence GTGACTTTGCTTGCGGGCGACGCGCCTGATGGCTGGGTTGGACTCGGCGCTTTAGGTCATTACATGAAACGCACGGATCCGGCCTTCTCGCCCAAGGTGCCTGGCCACGCCAATCTTTCGGACATGATCCGTACCTATCCGGACCTGGTCCTGAACCAATTGAACGGTACGGGCTTCTGGGTCAGCCTGAGGTCGAAGCCTGATGGTCAGGAAGGCTAG
- a CDS encoding GNAT family N-acetyltransferase — MEQMAVLPENRGRGIAHALIGQSLPQVARELEKRGARIKGVMVTTRTDNVAQRIYASTLGAVTKAVIPDLYSADEAIMIALSPDFGGQR, encoded by the coding sequence CTGGAACAAATGGCGGTGCTTCCCGAGAACAGAGGCAGGGGCATTGCGCACGCGCTTATCGGGCAGTCATTGCCACAGGTCGCTCGTGAGCTTGAGAAGCGCGGAGCAAGGATCAAAGGCGTGATGGTCACGACGCGGACGGACAATGTGGCGCAACGGATCTATGCGTCGACGTTGGGCGCGGTAACGAAGGCTGTGATTCCTGATCTGTATTCGGCAGACGAGGCAATCATGATCGCGCTGTCGCCGGACTTCGGCGGTCAACGGTAA
- a CDS encoding GNAT family N-acetyltransferase: protein MSAPLIHSARLALIPFSGADADEAWRCITPTLARYMEWEPSPSPAAFRDVWQAWLPAMDDGSDFVFTIRRASDSQFLGLAGLHHADTPAPEFGIWIREDAHGHGYGMEAVLAVKDWAMAALQPSRFIYPVAEENWASRRIPEAMGGVVVDSQPAPKYVRLIYEVPVR from the coding sequence ATGTCCGCACCATTGATCCACTCGGCACGCCTCGCGTTGATCCCCTTCTCCGGCGCCGATGCCGACGAAGCTTGGCGTTGCATCACGCCAACCCTGGCCCGCTATATGGAATGGGAACCCTCCCCATCTCCGGCAGCATTCCGCGACGTCTGGCAAGCGTGGCTGCCGGCCATGGACGACGGATCGGATTTTGTCTTTACCATCCGCCGCGCGAGTGACAGCCAATTCCTCGGACTGGCCGGGCTGCATCATGCTGATACCCCCGCGCCGGAATTCGGCATCTGGATCCGGGAAGACGCCCACGGCCACGGCTATGGAATGGAGGCCGTGCTGGCGGTGAAGGACTGGGCGATGGCTGCCCTGCAGCCGTCGCGGTTCATCTATCCGGTGGCGGAAGAGAATTGGGCAAGCCGGCGAATTCCGGAGGCGATGGGCGGCGTGGTAGTGGACAGCCAGCCTGCCCCGAAATATGTGCGGCTGATTTATGAAGTGCCAGTGCGGTAA
- a CDS encoding enoyl-CoA hydratase/isomerase family protein produces MSAAQPPGGGQSGSSQREDGAGSDGQVRLTVQGQVATLTFDRPAARNAMTWAMYEQLATHCRALAADGSAGVRVVVLRGEGGEAFVAGTDIAQFRQFSSGDDGVAYEARIDEGIRLVEQLPMPTVAVIEGWAVGGGLAIATACDFRVATPKARFGVPIARTLGNTLSALNLAKLRAAWGLQPVRRMLLLAQILDADAALACGFLEGVYAVESLESEVAALCNRLAALAPVTQTVVKEALRRQTVEAVADTDDLVRLCYGSADFREGVEAFVGRRQPDWKGR; encoded by the coding sequence ATGAGTGCCGCGCAGCCGCCGGGAGGCGGTCAATCCGGGTCGAGCCAGCGGGAAGACGGCGCTGGCAGTGACGGGCAAGTCCGACTCACGGTGCAGGGGCAGGTCGCGACGCTGACGTTCGACCGCCCGGCCGCGCGCAATGCGATGACGTGGGCGATGTACGAGCAACTCGCCACGCACTGCCGCGCGCTCGCAGCCGATGGCAGCGCGGGCGTGCGCGTGGTGGTGTTGCGCGGCGAAGGCGGGGAGGCCTTTGTCGCGGGCACTGACATCGCGCAGTTCCGGCAATTCTCGAGTGGCGATGACGGGGTGGCCTACGAAGCGCGCATCGACGAAGGCATCCGCCTGGTCGAACAGCTGCCGATGCCGACCGTGGCCGTCATCGAGGGCTGGGCGGTGGGCGGCGGACTGGCCATCGCGACCGCCTGTGATTTCCGCGTGGCGACGCCGAAGGCCCGGTTCGGCGTGCCGATTGCCAGGACGCTCGGCAATACGCTGTCGGCGCTGAACCTCGCCAAGCTGCGCGCGGCGTGGGGCTTGCAACCGGTGCGGCGCATGCTGCTGCTGGCGCAGATCCTGGATGCCGATGCGGCGTTGGCGTGCGGATTCCTGGAAGGCGTCTATGCTGTCGAGTCGCTGGAGAGCGAGGTCGCTGCGCTATGCAACCGGCTCGCCGCGCTGGCGCCTGTTACGCAAACGGTTGTCAAGGAAGCACTGCGGCGGCAGACCGTGGAGGCGGTGGCCGATACCGATGATCTTGTGCGCTTGTGCTACGGGAGCGCAGACTTCCGGGAAGGGGTGGAGGCATTTGTAGGCCGGCGCCAGCCGGACTGGAAGGGGCGCTAA
- a CDS encoding CaiB/BaiF CoA transferase family protein, which translates to MTDFTDSRAQAPATKLPLSGVRVLDVSQVMAGPYACMLLADLGADVIKIEPPQGGDQTRGSMGFKMKGPDSMGFLNMNRNKRSVTLDLKTESGRQVLYRMAETADILVENYRPGVMKRLGIDYETLAKINPKLVYCSISGFGQSGPWAGRPGFDLMAQAMSGVMSVTGYPGGAPVKAGVPVADIGCALFATYGMLSAYIGAKETGKGQYVDASLFDSALAFSVWDTCEYWGTGREPEPLGTANRMSAPYQAMKAADGYFVMGATNQKLWQLLCNTLDRQDLLADERFATVALRLANRQPLIATLEESFAMQTADYWIEQLLEVGIPAGPILTYPQAFDSEHGRHRQMRIEIDHPIEGKVPNIGFAVKMGGTPQQVRRPPPLLGQHTEEILAELGLSKDEQQSLAAAGAFGA; encoded by the coding sequence ATGACCGATTTCACCGATTCCCGCGCGCAAGCGCCTGCCACCAAACTGCCGCTGTCCGGCGTGCGCGTGCTCGACGTCAGCCAGGTCATGGCCGGGCCCTATGCCTGCATGTTGCTGGCCGACCTCGGCGCCGACGTGATCAAGATCGAACCGCCCCAGGGCGGCGACCAGACGCGTGGCTCGATGGGGTTCAAGATGAAGGGCCCGGACAGCATGGGCTTCCTCAACATGAACCGCAACAAGCGCAGCGTCACGCTGGACCTGAAGACCGAGTCCGGCCGGCAGGTGCTCTATCGCATGGCGGAAACGGCTGACATCCTGGTGGAGAACTACCGCCCCGGCGTGATGAAGCGCCTGGGGATCGACTACGAGACGCTCGCCAAGATCAATCCGAAGCTGGTCTACTGCAGCATCTCGGGCTTCGGCCAGAGCGGGCCGTGGGCCGGGCGGCCGGGCTTCGACCTGATGGCGCAGGCGATGTCGGGCGTGATGAGCGTCACCGGCTACCCCGGCGGCGCGCCGGTGAAGGCTGGCGTGCCGGTGGCCGATATCGGCTGCGCGCTGTTCGCGACCTACGGCATGCTGTCGGCCTATATCGGTGCCAAGGAGACAGGGAAGGGGCAGTATGTCGATGCTTCGCTGTTCGATTCCGCGCTGGCGTTCTCGGTATGGGACACCTGCGAGTACTGGGGCACCGGCCGCGAGCCCGAGCCGCTGGGCACGGCCAACCGCATGAGCGCGCCTTACCAGGCGATGAAGGCCGCCGACGGCTACTTTGTGATGGGCGCCACCAACCAGAAGCTGTGGCAGCTGTTGTGCAACACGCTCGACCGGCAAGACCTGCTGGCGGATGAGCGCTTTGCCACCGTGGCGCTGCGGCTGGCCAACCGGCAGCCATTGATTGCCACGCTGGAAGAGAGTTTCGCGATGCAGACCGCAGACTACTGGATTGAACAGCTGCTCGAAGTCGGTATCCCGGCTGGTCCCATCCTGACCTATCCGCAGGCCTTCGACAGCGAGCATGGCCGTCACCGCCAGATGCGTATCGAGATCGATCATCCGATCGAGGGCAAGGTGCCCAATATCGGCTTCGCGGTGAAGATGGGCGGCACGCCGCAGCAGGTACGCCGTCCGCCGCCGTTGCTGGGCCAGCATACGGAAGAGATCCTGGCCGAGCTGGGCCTGTCGAAGGACGAACAGCAGTCGCTGGCCGCGGCCGGCGCGTTCGGCGCATGA